The Diaphorobacter ruginosibacter genome contains a region encoding:
- a CDS encoding LysR family transcriptional regulator, protein MQAFDIEQLRTFVHVVDAGSVTAGAAQVFLSQSAASEQLRKLEDRAGQLLLVRSKSGVVPTPAGQLLLAHARRLLALSDEVWRDLHGTPLTGELRLGITDYFRPNELTQLLAKLSTQHPGVRLRVSMGKSRLVEAEHAAGQLDIAITMRVDGKKTARSHPLRTEPLRWMAAPGKLPARGAPLPLVTLNEGCTLRALAEKALVQRKLPFDVVHVASGVAGMQSALAAGLGFACLNESAACEGVDIVAARAARLPALGVASFQMLPGRRGEDRVLREVRDLLVDQLG, encoded by the coding sequence ATGCAAGCCTTCGACATCGAGCAACTCAGGACCTTCGTGCATGTGGTGGACGCCGGAAGCGTGACGGCCGGCGCCGCGCAGGTGTTCCTGTCGCAATCGGCGGCCAGCGAACAGCTGCGCAAGCTCGAGGACCGCGCGGGACAGCTGCTGCTGGTGCGCAGCAAGTCGGGCGTGGTGCCCACGCCGGCAGGGCAGCTGCTGCTCGCGCATGCGCGCAGGCTGCTGGCGCTGAGCGACGAGGTCTGGCGCGACCTGCATGGCACGCCGCTCACGGGCGAGCTGCGGCTGGGCATCACCGACTACTTCCGGCCCAACGAGCTCACGCAACTGCTCGCGAAGCTATCCACGCAGCACCCCGGCGTGCGCCTGCGCGTGAGCATGGGAAAAAGCCGCCTGGTGGAGGCCGAGCATGCGGCTGGGCAACTCGACATCGCCATCACCATGCGCGTGGACGGCAAGAAGACGGCGCGATCGCACCCGCTGCGCACGGAACCCCTGCGATGGATGGCCGCACCGGGCAAGCTGCCGGCACGGGGCGCACCGCTGCCGCTCGTCACGCTGAACGAAGGCTGCACGCTTCGCGCATTGGCCGAGAAGGCGCTCGTGCAGCGCAAGCTGCCGTTCGACGTGGTGCACGTGGCCTCGGGTGTGGCGGGCATGCAGTCCGCGCTCGCGGCGGGCCTGGGGTTTGCCTGCCTGAACGAGTCCGCCGCGTGCGAGGGTGTGGATATCGTTGCCGCACGCGCGGCGCGGCTGCCGGCGCTCGGGGTGGCCAGCTTCCAGATGCTGCCCGGCAGGCGTGGTGAGGACCGCGTGCTGCGCGAAGTACGGGACCTGCTGGTCGATCAGCTCGGTTGA
- a CDS encoding tautomerase family protein — translation MPHIVLHLSGPVDHGLARRSVDKVIDLTCRVLDKRPEVISIQVLFTPSEQWFIAGKTLAETGRSAFHLDISVTDETNTKAEKARFIRELFDAMKELRPDLHEVSYAYVIDARAAAYGYGGRTQEYRHQQAGV, via the coding sequence ATGCCCCACATCGTTCTTCATCTCTCGGGCCCCGTGGATCATGGGCTGGCCAGGCGCAGTGTGGACAAGGTGATCGATCTCACCTGCCGGGTGCTCGACAAGCGGCCCGAAGTCATCTCCATACAGGTGTTGTTCACACCCAGTGAACAGTGGTTCATCGCCGGCAAGACCCTGGCCGAGACGGGACGCAGCGCGTTTCACCTGGACATCAGCGTGACGGACGAAACCAACACCAAGGCGGAGAAGGCGCGGTTCATCCGCGAGCTGTTCGATGCGATGAAGGAGCTGCGCCCGGATCTGCACGAGGTGAGCTATGCCTACGTGATCGACGCCCGGGCCGCCGCCTACGGGTATGGCGGCAGGACGCAGGAGTACCGGCACCAGCAGGCCGGCGTGTGA
- a CDS encoding hybrid sensor histidine kinase/response regulator, whose protein sequence is MTSSRSRLLWTVLVVLAGMCASMLLASQFALHRALQNESDLVERQLALYAQELSQRIDRYRTLPEVLALDPQLRDALTHALDAREVDALNRKLEEANGASDSSTLTLVNTQGRAIAASNWRDRHSNVGEDYSYRPYVTQALATGRGRFYGIGMTTGEAGYFLSRSIVDEQGRVTGLIAIKIVLSELERGWQQTRDIVMASDAHEVVFLANQDEWRYRHLTPLSEKDIAEMDATRQYSDQPLRPLQFRRERQLADGGFVARIGDPVLADPVLWRSIALPDSDWHLHLLHNARASTIASYWASVTAGGVWLALAMLVLFVRQRQRLSNLRQKSRQELETVLHQHAQELRTAQDGILQAAKQADTGLSRSLQHLPQGVVVIDADLNLVAWNSRYVQLFRFPPELMRVGAPIEALIRHNARRGLLGANPGEDAIRRRLAHLREGTSHLHESAKSDGTVLEIRGNPMPDGGFVTSYADITSYKNAARELRSLADTLEQRISERTRDLDAARREAEAANRYKTRFVAAAVHDLLQPLNAARMFSSLLRSHLHDDAGRHVADSIEGALAAQDGILNSLLDISRMESGQLDVHVRDFALGPLLQVMQHNFGIIAESRGLKLSAVKSRHVVRSDEALLRRILQNLLSNAIRYTPTGRVLIGCRRRGDQLRIEIHDQGPGIPESLQREIFEEFRRLNEGHDQDRGAGLGLAIVERLGKLLGHEIGLRSELGRGSVFWVSVPLSRQPASTVPAEASAMASEPRSDAPLRGLSAWYIDDDAPSCAATGALLQRWGCDVPYAGGPQGALQFARAGNAPQLVLLDVRMGEFHGPDLFGELAGIWGQSPQVILVTAERDIALRRHAAERGWAMLFKPVRPSALRALLSQTLLRLRETDSR, encoded by the coding sequence ATGACCTCATCGCGCAGCCGACTCCTGTGGACCGTTCTGGTGGTGCTCGCCGGCATGTGCGCAAGCATGCTGCTCGCGAGCCAATTTGCGCTGCACCGTGCCCTGCAGAACGAAAGCGATCTGGTGGAGCGCCAGCTCGCGCTCTATGCACAGGAGCTCTCGCAGCGCATCGACCGCTATCGCACGCTGCCCGAAGTGCTGGCGCTCGATCCGCAGTTGCGCGATGCGCTCACGCATGCGCTGGACGCGCGCGAAGTGGATGCGCTCAACCGCAAGCTCGAGGAGGCCAACGGTGCAAGCGACTCCTCCACGCTCACGCTGGTCAATACGCAGGGCCGCGCGATCGCGGCCAGCAACTGGCGGGACAGGCACAGCAACGTCGGCGAGGACTACAGCTACCGTCCCTACGTGACCCAGGCGCTGGCCACGGGGCGCGGCCGCTTCTACGGCATCGGCATGACCACGGGCGAGGCGGGCTACTTCCTGTCGCGCTCCATCGTCGATGAGCAGGGACGGGTGACCGGACTCATCGCCATCAAGATCGTGCTCAGCGAGCTCGAACGCGGCTGGCAGCAGACACGGGACATCGTGATGGCCTCCGATGCGCACGAGGTGGTCTTTCTCGCCAACCAGGACGAGTGGCGCTACCGCCACCTGACACCGCTGTCGGAGAAGGACATCGCCGAGATGGATGCCACGCGGCAGTACTCCGACCAGCCGCTCAGGCCGCTGCAGTTCCGCAGGGAACGGCAGCTGGCCGACGGCGGCTTCGTCGCGCGCATCGGCGATCCGGTGCTCGCCGATCCCGTGCTCTGGCGAAGCATTGCACTGCCGGATTCCGACTGGCACCTGCATCTGCTGCACAACGCGCGTGCCAGCACCATCGCAAGCTACTGGGCCTCGGTCACCGCGGGCGGTGTGTGGCTCGCGCTCGCAATGCTGGTGCTCTTCGTACGCCAGCGCCAGCGCCTGTCCAACCTGCGCCAGAAGAGCCGCCAGGAACTGGAGACCGTGCTGCACCAGCATGCCCAGGAACTGCGCACCGCGCAGGACGGGATCCTCCAGGCGGCCAAGCAGGCCGACACGGGCCTCTCGCGCAGCCTGCAGCATCTGCCCCAGGGCGTGGTGGTGATCGATGCGGACCTGAATCTCGTGGCCTGGAACTCCCGCTACGTGCAGCTCTTCAGGTTTCCACCCGAACTCATGCGCGTGGGCGCACCCATCGAGGCCCTCATCCGCCACAACGCCAGGCGCGGCCTGCTCGGAGCCAATCCGGGGGAGGACGCGATCCGGCGGCGCCTCGCGCATCTGCGCGAGGGAACCTCGCACCTGCATGAAAGCGCGAAGAGCGACGGCACGGTGCTGGAGATTCGCGGCAACCCCATGCCCGACGGCGGCTTCGTGACCAGCTATGCCGACATCACCAGCTACAAGAACGCGGCGCGCGAACTGCGCTCCCTGGCCGACACGCTGGAGCAGCGCATCTCCGAGCGCACCCGGGACCTGGACGCCGCCCGGCGCGAGGCGGAGGCGGCCAACCGCTACAAGACGCGCTTCGTGGCCGCCGCCGTGCACGACCTGCTGCAGCCGCTGAATGCGGCGCGCATGTTCAGCTCGCTGCTGCGCAGCCACCTGCACGACGATGCGGGGCGGCATGTGGCCGATAGCATCGAGGGCGCGCTGGCCGCGCAGGACGGCATCCTCAACAGCCTGCTCGACATCTCGCGCATGGAATCGGGCCAGCTCGACGTGCACGTGCGCGACTTTGCACTCGGCCCGCTGCTGCAGGTGATGCAGCACAACTTCGGCATCATCGCGGAGAGCCGCGGGCTGAAGCTCTCGGCCGTGAAGTCCCGCCATGTGGTGCGCAGCGACGAGGCGCTGCTGCGCCGCATCCTGCAGAACCTGCTCTCCAACGCGATCCGCTATACGCCCACGGGGCGGGTGCTGATCGGATGCAGGCGGCGCGGCGACCAGTTGCGCATCGAGATCCACGACCAGGGGCCCGGCATTCCCGAAAGCCTGCAGCGCGAGATCTTCGAGGAGTTCAGGCGCCTGAACGAAGGGCACGACCAGGACCGCGGCGCGGGCCTGGGCCTCGCGATCGTGGAACGCCTGGGCAAGCTGCTCGGGCACGAGATCGGGCTGCGCTCCGAGCTCGGCAGGGGCAGCGTGTTCTGGGTGAGCGTGCCGCTTTCCAGGCAGCCGGCCTCCACGGTTCCCGCCGAGGCCTCTGCCATGGCGTCGGAGCCGCGCAGCGATGCGCCCCTGCGCGGACTGAGCGCCTGGTACATCGACGATGACGCCCCCAGCTGTGCCGCGACCGGAGCGCTGCTGCAGCGCTGGGGGTGCGACGTGCCCTACGCCGGCGGTCCGCAGGGCGCGCTGCAGTTCGCCCGCGCCGGGAATGCACCGCAGCTCGTGCTGCTCGACGTGCGCATGGGCGAGTTCCACGGCCCCGACCTGTTCGGGGAGCTCGCGGGGATCTGGGGCCAGTCGCCGCAAGTGATCCTGGTGACCGCCGAGCGCGATATCGCCCTGCGTCGCCATGCGGCCGAACGCGGCTGGGCCATGCTGTTCAAGCCCGTGCGGCCGTCGGCGCTGCGCGCGCTCCTGAGCCAGACCCTGCTGCGCCTGCGCGAAACCGACAGCCGCTGA
- a CDS encoding dicarboxylate/amino acid:cation symporter produces MQAIPQTAAAPVHLPFYRQLYFQVVSAIVIGVLLGYFEPQYAQQFKPLGDAFVKLVKMIIAPVIFLTIVTGIAGMTHLRTVGRVFAKTMVYFLFFSTLALIVGMIVAHVIQPGAGMHINVADLDQSAVQGYVSKSHEMTLTGFLMDVIPKTLVSPFVGDNILQVLFIAVLFGIALAMSGDHGKPVLNFLEALTIPVFKLVNILMKAAPLGAFGAMAFTIGKFGLSSLVNLAWLVGTFYITSLLFVVVILGFVARLCGFSVLKLARYLKAELLLVLGTSSSESALPSLMHKMEKAGCSKSVVGLVVPTGYSFNLDGTNIYMTLAALFIAQATDTHLTLGHQIMLLLVAMLSSKGAAGVTGAGFITLAATLAVVPEVPVAGMALILGVDRFMSECRSLTNFMGNAVATVVVSRWEKALDYDKLDAALSGEELPDALPVPQAATRQA; encoded by the coding sequence ATGCAAGCCATTCCGCAAACCGCCGCCGCGCCGGTGCACCTGCCGTTCTATCGGCAGCTGTATTTCCAGGTGGTGTCCGCCATCGTGATCGGCGTGCTGCTCGGCTATTTCGAGCCGCAGTACGCGCAGCAGTTCAAGCCGCTTGGCGACGCGTTCGTGAAGCTGGTGAAGATGATCATCGCGCCGGTGATCTTCCTCACCATCGTGACCGGTATAGCCGGCATGACCCACCTGCGCACCGTGGGCCGCGTGTTCGCCAAGACCATGGTCTACTTCCTGTTCTTCTCCACGCTGGCGCTGATCGTGGGCATGATCGTCGCGCACGTGATCCAGCCCGGCGCGGGCATGCACATCAACGTGGCCGATCTCGACCAGTCCGCCGTGCAGGGCTATGTGTCGAAGTCGCACGAGATGACCCTCACCGGCTTCCTCATGGACGTCATCCCCAAGACCCTGGTGAGCCCCTTCGTGGGCGACAACATCCTGCAGGTGCTGTTCATCGCCGTGCTGTTCGGCATTGCGCTGGCAATGTCCGGCGACCACGGCAAGCCCGTGCTGAACTTCCTCGAGGCGCTGACGATTCCCGTGTTCAAGCTCGTGAACATCCTGATGAAGGCCGCCCCGCTCGGTGCGTTCGGCGCCATGGCCTTCACGATCGGCAAGTTCGGCCTGTCCTCGCTGGTCAACCTGGCCTGGCTGGTCGGCACCTTCTACATCACCTCACTGCTGTTCGTGGTGGTGATCCTGGGCTTCGTGGCACGCCTGTGCGGCTTCTCGGTGCTCAAGCTGGCCAGGTATCTCAAGGCCGAGCTGCTGCTGGTGCTGGGCACGTCATCTTCCGAATCGGCACTGCCCTCGCTGATGCACAAGATGGAAAAGGCCGGCTGCAGCAAGTCGGTCGTGGGCCTGGTGGTTCCCACCGGCTATTCGTTCAACCTGGACGGCACCAACATCTACATGACGCTGGCCGCGCTGTTCATCGCGCAGGCGACCGATACGCACCTCACGCTGGGTCACCAGATCATGCTGCTGCTGGTGGCCATGCTCAGCTCCAAGGGTGCCGCCGGCGTGACGGGCGCGGGCTTCATCACCCTGGCCGCCACGCTGGCCGTGGTGCCCGAAGTGCCCGTGGCCGGCATGGCGCTGATCCTTGGTGTGGACCGCTTCATGAGCGAATGCCGTTCGCTCACCAACTTCATGGGCAATGCCGTCGCCACCGTGGTCGTTTCGCGCTGGGAAAAGGCGCTGGACTACGACAAGCTCGACGCCGCGCTGTCGGGCGAGGAGCTGCCGGACGCCCTGCCGGTGCCGCAGGCTGCGACACGCCAGGCCTGA
- a CDS encoding recombination-associated protein RdgC, whose protein sequence is MFKNMIVYRIAESWQMDLTQVEEALAPSLFEECGATQEKSVGWVPPRGEEHGAMAESVGGQWILRFMTESKVLPGSVLARKVKEKAARIEQETGRKPGKKESKELKEEAKLDLLPMAFTKQGSMWVWIDPEAHLLVLDTGSQGRADEVVTMLVDALPGFAVALLDTQESPQAAMAHWLKEQEPPVGFSIDRECELKSADEAKAVVRYSRHPLDIDEIREHIDQGKMPTKLAMSWDDRVSFVLTESLQIKKISFLDTVFEGQKQDDAGFDADVAIATGELTKLLPDLVEALGGEGRTELGGGTVATPRPDTDRKPAAVDPSAAAMAAQGADDEDDEDPPF, encoded by the coding sequence GTGTTCAAGAACATGATCGTGTATCGCATCGCCGAATCGTGGCAGATGGATTTGACGCAAGTGGAGGAAGCGCTGGCCCCATCGCTTTTCGAGGAATGCGGCGCCACGCAGGAGAAATCGGTGGGCTGGGTGCCGCCGCGCGGCGAGGAGCATGGCGCGATGGCCGAGTCGGTCGGCGGGCAGTGGATTCTGCGCTTCATGACCGAATCCAAGGTGCTGCCGGGATCGGTGCTCGCGCGCAAGGTCAAGGAAAAGGCCGCCCGCATCGAGCAGGAGACCGGCCGCAAGCCGGGCAAGAAGGAAAGCAAGGAGCTCAAGGAAGAAGCCAAGCTCGACCTGCTGCCGATGGCGTTCACCAAGCAGGGATCGATGTGGGTGTGGATCGATCCGGAGGCGCACCTGCTGGTGCTCGACACCGGCAGCCAGGGCAGGGCCGACGAGGTCGTGACCATGCTGGTGGATGCGCTGCCCGGCTTTGCCGTGGCGCTGCTCGACACGCAGGAGTCGCCACAGGCGGCGATGGCGCACTGGCTCAAGGAACAGGAGCCGCCCGTGGGCTTCTCGATCGACCGCGAATGCGAGCTCAAGAGCGCCGACGAGGCCAAGGCCGTGGTGCGTTACTCGCGCCATCCGCTCGACATCGACGAGATCCGCGAACACATCGACCAGGGCAAGATGCCGACCAAGCTCGCGATGAGCTGGGATGATCGTGTCTCGTTCGTGCTCACCGAGAGCCTGCAGATCAAGAAGATCTCCTTCCTCGACACGGTCTTCGAAGGCCAGAAGCAGGACGACGCCGGCTTCGACGCCGACGTGGCGATCGCCACAGGTGAACTCACCAAGCTGCTGCCCGACCTGGTGGAGGCGCTGGGTGGCGAGGGCCGCACCGAACTGGGCGGCGGCACGGTGGCCACCCCGCGCCCCGATACCGACAGAAAGCCCGCAGCGGTGGATCCATCGGCCGCCGCCATGGCCGCGCAGGGCGCCGACGACGAAGACGACGAGGACCCACCGTTCTGA
- a CDS encoding Spy/CpxP family protein refolding chaperone — protein MARFSTRSFAATALAAAMFAAAAVPAMAQTAPAPAAPVASADAKPAPRHHERGPRMTPEQRQERMAKHAEAFKQKLKITADQEPAWNAFQEAMHPKNRPDHARLDRKDMDKLTTPERIDRMRALHAQRSAEMDRRGEAVKTFYAALKPEQQKTFDQESARMMHRFGPGDHKGERDGKRGPRGEHGHRHHGKQAPADAAAPAAPVQPQ, from the coding sequence ATGGCTCGCTTTTCTACACGCTCTTTCGCTGCAACCGCTCTGGCTGCAGCCATGTTCGCCGCAGCCGCCGTTCCGGCAATGGCCCAGACCGCTCCTGCTCCGGCGGCACCCGTCGCTTCGGCCGACGCCAAGCCGGCTCCCCGTCACCATGAGCGTGGCCCGCGCATGACGCCCGAACAGCGCCAGGAGCGCATGGCCAAGCACGCCGAGGCCTTCAAGCAGAAGCTGAAGATCACTGCCGACCAGGAACCCGCATGGAATGCCTTCCAGGAAGCCATGCATCCCAAGAACCGGCCGGATCACGCACGCCTTGACCGCAAGGACATGGATAAGCTGACGACACCCGAGCGCATCGACCGCATGCGTGCCCTGCACGCCCAGCGCTCGGCGGAAATGGACCGCCGCGGCGAGGCCGTCAAGACCTTCTACGCAGCGCTCAAGCCCGAACAGCAGAAGACCTTCGACCAGGAAAGCGCCCGCATGATGCATCGCTTCGGCCCTGGCGACCACAAGGGTGAGCGGGACGGCAAGCGAGGCCCGCGTGGGGAGCACGGGCATCGCCACCATGGCAAGCAGGCTCCCGCCGACGCGGCAGCTCCGGCAGCGCCCGTGCAGCCGCAGTAA
- a CDS encoding acyloxyacyl hydrolase, whose amino-acid sequence MDNSGDLSRAKSIYVQGSWAEHGTDAATVGVTLPWKEWKADLWGGQVRGHWDLYVSRLSFDGRRSYDSTWMFGVKPVWRWRPDAGRSPWFAEAGVGLTYMTDRYITVHKEFSTSFNFATHLGVGYSFGEQRQHEVQLRVEHVSNAGIKEPNPGENFVQIRYGYHF is encoded by the coding sequence GTGGATAACTCTGGTGATCTCTCGCGTGCCAAGTCCATCTACGTACAGGGAAGCTGGGCCGAGCACGGCACCGACGCCGCCACCGTCGGCGTTACCCTGCCCTGGAAAGAGTGGAAAGCTGACCTCTGGGGCGGCCAGGTGCGGGGCCATTGGGATCTTTATGTGTCCCGCCTGTCCTTCGATGGGCGGCGCAGCTATGACAGCACCTGGATGTTTGGCGTCAAGCCCGTGTGGCGCTGGCGCCCGGACGCGGGGCGCTCTCCCTGGTTCGCAGAGGCCGGCGTCGGGCTGACCTACATGACCGACCGCTACATCACCGTCCACAAGGAATTCAGCACCTCGTTCAATTTCGCCACTCATCTGGGTGTGGGCTACAGCTTCGGCGAGCAGCGCCAGCATGAGGTGCAACTGCGCGTGGAGCATGTCTCGAATGCGGGCATCAAGGAACCCAATCCCGGCGAAAACTTCGTGCAGATCCGATACGGCTACCACTTCTGA
- a CDS encoding SDR family NAD(P)-dependent oxidoreductase — protein MTSTRPVALITGSTSGIGAAIARCLSRDGFLVVLHSRSSVETGRAMALELSPALYIQADLADEEERRNLVEQTVAACGRIDLLVNNAGISQVIPHGDLLAATPEVWQQLHEVNVVAPFRLIAHAEAALRASARLSGRPACVINISSHAGVRPKGASIPYAAGKAALNHMTRLLALSLSPEIRVNAVAPGLVETPLTESWTAARELWNTKSPMRRGAQPEDIAQVVAMLAASDYLTGEVVLSDGGLNLT, from the coding sequence ATGACCTCCACCCGACCCGTCGCACTCATTACCGGTTCCACCAGCGGGATCGGCGCCGCTATCGCCCGTTGCCTGTCGCGCGACGGATTTTTGGTGGTGCTTCATTCGCGAAGCAGTGTGGAAACCGGCAGGGCGATGGCCCTGGAACTGTCCCCTGCCCTTTACATCCAGGCCGATCTCGCAGACGAGGAGGAACGCCGGAATCTTGTAGAGCAAACCGTTGCCGCATGCGGCCGAATCGATCTGCTTGTGAATAACGCGGGCATAAGTCAGGTGATCCCGCACGGCGACCTTCTGGCGGCCACGCCCGAGGTCTGGCAACAACTGCACGAGGTGAACGTGGTCGCGCCTTTCCGGTTGATTGCACATGCCGAAGCCGCATTGCGCGCGTCTGCCCGGCTGAGCGGCAGGCCTGCTTGCGTGATCAACATCAGCTCGCATGCCGGTGTGCGCCCCAAGGGCGCGTCCATCCCCTATGCGGCAGGCAAGGCCGCGCTCAACCACATGACACGCCTGCTCGCACTGAGCCTTTCACCGGAAATCCGCGTGAACGCCGTTGCACCGGGGCTGGTGGAAACGCCCCTGACGGAAAGCTGGACCGCTGCGCGGGAACTGTGGAACACCAAGTCTCCCATGCGGCGCGGAGCACAGCCCGAGGACATCGCGCAGGTGGTGGCGATGCTGGCTGCGTCGGACTATCTGACCGGTGAAGTGGTGCTGTCGGATGGCGGGTTGAATCTGACCTGA
- a CDS encoding IclR family transcriptional regulator, which produces MDKTSGTAGAQSLRRSLGLLRMLAEHHEHGITLTEVMAASGLERSTAHRLLSCLAEEQFAERDPETKAYRLGIDAMQLGFASMRRVPLVDSCRPLMQKLARMSGDTVFLVIRQGDYCLCLHREEGHFPVKVFTTDVGGRRLLGLGAGGLALMAQLGDTEVERIFDRHTEEFAQANFTRERLIQAVKRTRSMGYADITDTLTVGVSGVGCTFTASASTQAAISFGAIAPRLPPERKKEMAQLLKEQLAIAMQM; this is translated from the coding sequence ATGGACAAAACATCCGGAACCGCCGGCGCACAGAGCCTGCGCCGTTCGCTGGGCCTGCTGCGCATGCTGGCCGAGCACCATGAGCACGGCATCACGCTGACCGAGGTGATGGCGGCCTCGGGCCTGGAGCGTTCGACCGCGCACCGGCTGCTGTCATGCCTGGCGGAGGAACAGTTCGCCGAACGCGACCCCGAGACGAAGGCCTACCGGCTGGGCATCGACGCCATGCAGCTCGGCTTCGCCTCGATGCGCCGCGTGCCCCTGGTGGATTCGTGCCGTCCGCTCATGCAGAAGCTCGCGCGCATGTCGGGCGACACCGTGTTCCTGGTGATCCGCCAGGGCGACTACTGCCTGTGCCTGCACCGCGAGGAAGGGCACTTTCCCGTGAAGGTGTTCACCACCGACGTCGGCGGGCGCCGCCTGCTGGGCCTGGGCGCGGGCGGACTCGCGCTGATGGCGCAGCTGGGCGATACCGAGGTCGAGCGCATCTTCGACCGCCACACGGAGGAATTCGCACAGGCGAATTTCACGCGCGAGCGCCTGATCCAGGCCGTCAAGCGCACACGCAGCATGGGCTACGCGGACATCACCGACACGCTGACCGTCGGCGTGTCGGGCGTCGGCTGCACCTTCACCGCATCGGCCAGCACCCAGGCCGCCATCAGCTTCGGCGCGATCGCGCCGCGCCTGCCGCCCGAACGCAAGAAGGAGATGGCGCAGTTGCTGAAGGAGCAACTTGCCATTGCGATGCAGATGTGA
- a CDS encoding enoyl-CoA hydratase, which translates to MAYETLEIENHGAVRRILLAREAQRNAQSQQLLDELMAAFDEARVDNSVNVVIVGGKGAHFSAGHDLKQAQAERANFTVEERWAYEELRYFDYSLKIRDFPKPTIAQVQGACVAGGFMIANMCDLVVAGDSAFFSDPVGHTLGAAATEVLIHPWVMGARKAKEMLFTGGKLSAQEACDIGMVNRVVPDAELADAALAMAQQIAKAPPFGLRLIKRSINRSLDTQGLRASLEAHFDTHQLSHLSEGFLTARDRGLASAIQKNAGKA; encoded by the coding sequence ATGGCGTACGAAACGCTCGAAATCGAAAACCACGGCGCGGTGCGCCGCATCCTGCTGGCCCGCGAGGCGCAGCGCAATGCACAGAGCCAGCAGTTGCTGGACGAGTTGATGGCCGCCTTCGACGAGGCGCGTGTGGATAACTCCGTGAACGTGGTGATTGTGGGCGGCAAGGGTGCGCATTTCTCGGCGGGCCACGACCTGAAGCAGGCCCAGGCCGAGCGCGCGAACTTCACCGTGGAGGAGCGCTGGGCCTATGAGGAACTGCGCTACTTCGACTACTCGCTCAAGATCCGGGACTTTCCCAAGCCCACCATCGCGCAGGTGCAGGGCGCCTGTGTGGCGGGCGGTTTCATGATCGCCAACATGTGCGACCTGGTGGTCGCGGGCGACAGCGCGTTCTTCTCCGACCCCGTCGGTCACACGCTCGGCGCGGCGGCCACCGAAGTGCTGATCCACCCCTGGGTGATGGGTGCGCGCAAGGCCAAGGAAATGCTCTTCACGGGTGGCAAGCTGAGCGCTCAGGAAGCGTGCGACATCGGCATGGTCAACCGCGTGGTGCCGGATGCGGAACTGGCCGACGCCGCGCTCGCGATGGCGCAGCAGATCGCCAAGGCGCCCCCCTTCGGGCTCCGGCTCATCAAGCGCTCGATCAATCGCTCGCTCGACACGCAGGGCCTGCGCGCGTCGCTCGAGGCGCATTTCGACACGCACCAGCTTTCGCACCTGAGCGAAGGTTTTCTCACGGCGCGCGACCGCGGACTGGCGAGCGCAATCCAGAAGAACGCAGGAAAGGCCTGA